The proteins below come from a single Luteitalea sp. genomic window:
- a CDS encoding FtsX-like permease family protein, with product MIWWKRLLGRRRIDAQLDAELRDHIERQVADYMRAGMSEAEARREAHLAFGGVERMKEECRDVRPTRWVEHIAQDIRYALRQLRRQPGFTTVALLTLVVGIASNTTIFAVVNGVLLRPLPYPDPDRLVHAHLGGYQPQGQFLAFRERGKTMRIGAYRDGQELTLTGSHEAVRLMGARASAELFSVLGTLPVLGRTFRDEEMRPGADAVIVLSHRLWQQRFGGDESILGRSLVLDGVPRSVVGVMPPEFRFPSRDTGFWIPLTIDRADRIDLWAINAWTIGRLHPGVSLEQARTEVRSFTPTLRELFPSESFYRGWEQRADVMPLRQQLVGDIERTLVVLWAAVGSVMLIVCVNLANLLLARGMARHRELAIRGALGAGRGRLFRQLLVESLTLSLLAGVLATALAFASLQTVVSLLPPDIPRIEEIQMDVRVLSYALGLSVLTGLLFGLLPALHATVSSLGAALSRAGRSMMTGRPERRASDLLAGAEYALALVLVVAAVLLMKSLWNLTNVDPGFHAEQLVSATVVPPELKYPDVQAKRRFVEQVVSRLRQLPNVHAVAFATAIPFGGERLGGVFAIEGQPDPETAGGAWCQTHSFAPISPDYLRVLRVPLLAGRAFTEQDREGAKPVALISRSLAKTYWPGENPVGQRIRTPGPGSPWITIVGIVDDVKWSSLADEGSAILYFPAAQYGWAPTKIVARMTGDPVLLARNLRGMVASLDKNTPVSDIRTANELLAESVAQPRFTASVLMVFAGIALFLGAIGIYGVMAYAVSRRTQEMGVRVALGASRRDLLRQFLGRGLGIALAGITVGLCGAVAITRALSSLLFDVEPLDVGVFAGVAIFLGAVGLLASYLPARRAAHLNPVDALRTD from the coding sequence ATGATCTGGTGGAAGCGACTGCTCGGCCGCCGGCGGATCGATGCGCAGCTCGACGCGGAGCTCCGTGACCACATCGAGCGCCAGGTTGCGGACTACATGCGGGCTGGCATGAGCGAGGCCGAGGCGCGGCGCGAAGCGCACCTCGCGTTCGGCGGCGTCGAGCGGATGAAGGAGGAGTGCCGTGATGTGCGCCCGACGCGGTGGGTGGAGCACATCGCACAGGACATACGCTACGCGCTCCGGCAGCTTCGCCGGCAGCCGGGCTTCACGACCGTGGCGCTGTTGACGCTCGTCGTTGGTATTGCCTCGAACACCACCATCTTTGCTGTTGTCAACGGCGTCTTGCTGAGACCGCTGCCGTATCCGGATCCTGACCGGCTCGTTCATGCCCACCTCGGCGGTTACCAACCGCAAGGCCAGTTCTTGGCATTTCGCGAGCGCGGCAAGACGATGCGTATCGGTGCCTACCGCGACGGGCAGGAGCTCACTCTGACCGGATCCCACGAGGCAGTCCGCCTCATGGGAGCCAGGGCAAGCGCGGAGCTGTTCAGCGTGCTCGGCACGCTGCCGGTACTTGGTCGCACGTTTCGTGACGAAGAGATGCGCCCCGGTGCCGACGCGGTTATCGTCTTGAGTCACCGCTTGTGGCAGCAACGCTTTGGCGGCGACGAGAGCATCCTCGGCCGATCGCTGGTGCTCGACGGCGTGCCACGATCCGTCGTCGGCGTTATGCCCCCCGAATTTCGCTTCCCATCTCGCGATACAGGATTCTGGATACCGCTCACGATCGATCGAGCCGACCGCATTGATCTTTGGGCGATCAATGCGTGGACCATTGGACGTTTACATCCGGGCGTAAGTCTTGAGCAGGCTCGCACGGAAGTGCGGTCATTCACGCCCACATTGCGCGAGCTGTTTCCATCTGAGTCGTTTTACCGGGGCTGGGAGCAGCGAGCAGACGTCATGCCCCTACGGCAGCAACTTGTTGGCGACATTGAACGAACGTTAGTCGTGCTTTGGGCCGCTGTCGGCAGCGTGATGCTGATCGTCTGTGTCAACCTCGCCAATCTCCTGCTCGCACGTGGAATGGCGCGGCACAGAGAGCTCGCCATCCGTGGCGCCCTCGGCGCCGGCCGTGGGCGGCTGTTCCGCCAGCTCCTGGTTGAGAGCTTGACGCTCTCACTCCTCGCGGGCGTGCTAGCGACGGCGCTGGCCTTTGCCAGTCTTCAGACGGTTGTATCGCTACTTCCCCCGGACATTCCTCGGATCGAGGAGATCCAGATGGACGTCCGAGTGCTGAGCTATGCGCTCGGACTCTCCGTGCTGACGGGACTCTTGTTTGGTCTGCTGCCAGCATTGCACGCGACCGTCTCTAGCCTTGGCGCCGCGCTGTCTCGCGCCGGACGGTCAATGATGACGGGACGGCCGGAACGCCGGGCCTCCGATCTTCTGGCCGGGGCGGAGTACGCGCTGGCCCTCGTGCTGGTCGTTGCCGCGGTCCTGCTCATGAAAAGTCTCTGGAATCTCACCAACGTCGATCCTGGATTCCACGCGGAGCAGCTCGTCTCCGCCACGGTCGTTCCCCCTGAGCTCAAGTACCCCGATGTGCAGGCGAAGCGACGCTTCGTCGAGCAGGTCGTCAGTCGTCTCCGCCAGCTACCCAATGTCCATGCCGTAGCTTTCGCCACCGCGATCCCGTTTGGAGGCGAAAGGCTCGGCGGTGTTTTCGCCATCGAGGGACAACCCGATCCAGAAACTGCGGGAGGAGCTTGGTGCCAGACGCACTCGTTCGCGCCCATCAGCCCTGACTACTTGAGAGTCTTACGGGTACCGCTCCTCGCGGGACGGGCGTTTACCGAGCAGGACAGGGAGGGCGCCAAACCGGTCGCGCTGATCAGTCGCAGCCTCGCGAAAACGTACTGGCCAGGCGAAAATCCAGTTGGCCAACGTATCAGAACCCCCGGCCCCGGTTCACCCTGGATCACCATCGTCGGGATCGTGGACGACGTCAAGTGGAGCAGCCTGGCAGACGAAGGAAGTGCGATCTTGTATTTTCCTGCCGCGCAATATGGTTGGGCTCCCACGAAGATTGTGGCTCGCATGACGGGCGATCCTGTGCTGCTCGCGAGAAACCTTCGGGGCATGGTCGCTTCGCTAGACAAGAACACGCCGGTCAGCGATATCCGCACGGCGAACGAGCTCCTCGCCGAATCCGTGGCGCAGCCGCGATTCACCGCGAGCGTGTTGATGGTGTTCGCGGGCATCGCGCTGTTTCTTGGCGCGATCGGCATCTACGGCGTGATGGCGTACGCCGTCAGCCGCCGCACACAGGAGATGGGTGTGCGCGTCGCGCTCGGCGCCAGCCGTCGCGACCTCCTGCGCCAATTCCTCGGCCGGGGCCTCGGCATAGCACTCGCAGGAATCACCGTGGGGCTGTGTGGTGCGGTTGCCATCACGCGGGCGCTTTCGAGCCTGCTGTTCGACGTCGAGCCACTCGATGTGGGGGTGTTTGCTGGCGTTGCCATCTTCCTGGGTGCCGTGGGGTTGCTCGCCTCGTACCTTCCGGCGCGCCGCGCGGCGCATCTCAATCCGGTGGACGCATTGCGAACCGACTAG
- a CDS encoding GNAT family N-acetyltransferase codes for MVIEHGEVELDDDPQRVDRDAVWAYLSTDAYWGKWRTRDIVERQIASAWRVVGAYEKASGQMVAFARAISDGEAYAYLADVFVLERARGRGVGKELVRTMIDRGSGAHFRWALHTQDAHGLYEPFGFAPPGDTYLERPGAVKTETGTAPVLRNR; via the coding sequence ATGGTGATCGAGCACGGTGAGGTCGAACTGGATGACGATCCACAACGCGTGGATCGCGATGCGGTCTGGGCGTACCTCTCGACCGACGCGTATTGGGGTAAGTGGCGCACACGCGACATTGTCGAGCGACAGATCGCGAGCGCCTGGCGTGTCGTGGGGGCGTACGAGAAGGCCAGCGGACAGATGGTGGCCTTCGCACGCGCGATCTCCGACGGCGAGGCGTATGCCTACCTTGCTGATGTCTTCGTGCTGGAGCGGGCCCGGGGACGCGGCGTTGGCAAGGAGCTCGTCAGGACCATGATCGACCGTGGTTCCGGTGCCCACTTTCGCTGGGCGCTTCACACGCAGGACGCGCACGGCCTCTACGAGCCGTTCGGCTTCGCCCCACCGGGCGACACTTACCTCGAACGTCCCGGGGCGGTGAAAACAGAAACGGGGACAGCCCCCGTTTTACGAAACAGGTAA
- a CDS encoding methyltransferase domain-containing protein, whose product MQHNKAVDLIGKGVQRGDTAWADLGSGDGTFTRALRELLGPDADIYAVDVDGSTLKSQKKVLGSHADLSKTHLIEADFRRPLELPPLDGMLLANALHFVQDQITVLSQLRGHLKPSGRLLVVEYDITRGSMWVPHPLPFRTLVRLAPAAGFQPPVLLATTPSRFRSQIYSALAVTGERRHREMSRPEANFADRGGSR is encoded by the coding sequence ATGCAACACAACAAGGCGGTCGACCTCATCGGGAAGGGCGTGCAGCGAGGGGACACCGCGTGGGCCGACCTCGGGTCTGGCGACGGCACGTTCACACGCGCGCTGCGCGAGCTGCTCGGACCCGACGCGGACATTTATGCTGTAGATGTGGACGGATCCACACTAAAAAGTCAGAAGAAGGTCCTGGGAAGTCACGCCGATCTATCGAAGACGCATCTCATCGAGGCAGACTTCAGACGGCCACTCGAGCTGCCGCCTCTCGACGGGATGCTCCTGGCAAACGCGTTACATTTCGTCCAGGATCAGATCACAGTGCTGAGCCAGCTCCGCGGGCATCTCAAACCGTCGGGACGTCTTCTCGTCGTCGAGTACGACATCACGCGCGGCTCCATGTGGGTTCCGCATCCGCTTCCGTTCCGAACCCTGGTGCGGCTCGCGCCTGCCGCCGGCTTTCAACCACCCGTGCTCCTGGCAACGACGCCCAGTCGATTCAGGAGCCAGATCTACTCAGCATTGGCCGTCACGGGTGAACGGCGTCATCGCGAGATGAGCCGGCCCGAAGCCAATTTCGCCGATCGCGGAGGTAGCCGATGA